In one bacterium genomic region, the following are encoded:
- a CDS encoding fibronectin type III domain-containing protein — MINSSYGTLKDKDFKQSMSQGKLYRFHIGQIIQALRQDVIALLKKLAKQPSVRWVRNKFHKLHVRTTQKVHHHTTKKLHDQLYQRVSLYARHWEWRYRKHFHAITVSLVVLVVAFSLVASHKRALASSDMPVTGYIAVMNTNEKIYFGGDHGSSVTLDNFTRQMDGHAWSQDIGWVSFGTESNPQGPVTAGADGVLSGKAKALNVGTIDFDDFGSHVVVSDGQFSGYAWSNDLGWLDFSHLEAAGYDPDLDLPVNASDINIYKSDGGASVAENGWNNTNGFFTWEPATDESGGSGILGYCLYLGQDENGDPASNKGLLGSSPLNTSGSCPFAVQDAQVNLATAGYIATAMTTSDEPYYLRIKAIDNAKNIYDGEAAGTHFRYDNTPPTNPAFITAPSQFVASKNVTLTWPTSGGDAAQDANSGIKGLQYRIGNSGTWYGDGHSGSQNISDLLVNDGSYTTVDPIDYDQLQEGNNIVAFRTYDEAGNISIANITTVIKLNTSSPSAPQNLSASPPTNTVNSFSFNWLAPASFQGSVSAISYCYTINVAPTSSNCSFTAPGVTSLSAGPYATQPGSNTIYVVARDEAGNINYATAATETFSANTSAPGVPLNVDVADISVKNTSNWKLTVAWEPPTNVGAGVSSYRVLRSTDNSSFTQVATTAGTSYVDTGLSQIAYYYKIQACDSANNCGAASATASQTPTGRFTTPAGLVSSPSVTVKSRSARITWATDRNSDSRIQLGTSSGSYFDAETAKSNQTKNHVIELNNLEADTQYFYKARWTDEDGNTGSSSELVFKTLPAPTVKDVSTRRINLSSAIVQFTSKDAVRVKVYYGPNESFGGVTTVNTSTSESAYTVELAGLSDGTKYFYKINTIDSDGNEYNSNRIDSFVTPARPRITNVQFQPVTGQPTSTQKITWETNVASTSLIRYKTNGEPQKEVSNSELTRNHSITIEGLLDDSVYSLTAESRDSLGNLATSDAQTFRTELDTRSPEVSRLKVETSIRGVGSDARGQLIVSWRTDEPATSQVAYDKGASGTNYASSTAEDGALTTEHMVIISDLDTSQVFHLQAISRDKSGNSGKSDDRAAIIGQPSDSVIDIILGTLERIFGL; from the coding sequence ATGATTAATTCTTCTTATGGTACACTGAAAGACAAGGATTTTAAGCAAAGTATGTCTCAGGGTAAATTATATCGGTTCCACATTGGTCAAATCATACAAGCGCTGCGACAAGATGTAATCGCACTCCTCAAGAAACTCGCAAAGCAGCCCAGTGTACGGTGGGTCAGAAACAAATTTCATAAGCTACACGTCCGCACCACCCAAAAAGTACATCACCATACGACCAAGAAGTTACACGACCAGCTTTACCAGCGGGTTTCACTCTACGCTCGTCACTGGGAGTGGCGCTACCGTAAACATTTCCACGCTATTACAGTGTCACTGGTTGTTCTTGTGGTGGCCTTTAGCCTTGTCGCCAGCCATAAGCGGGCGTTGGCTAGCAGTGACATGCCGGTTACCGGCTACATAGCTGTTATGAATACCAACGAGAAAATCTACTTTGGCGGTGATCATGGCAGCAGCGTTACCCTAGATAACTTCACCCGCCAGATGGATGGTCATGCCTGGAGCCAAGATATTGGCTGGGTTTCTTTTGGTACTGAGAGTAATCCTCAGGGACCAGTCACGGCTGGGGCTGATGGCGTTTTAAGCGGCAAGGCCAAAGCCCTCAACGTTGGTACGATCGACTTTGATGACTTTGGGTCGCATGTCGTGGTGTCTGATGGTCAGTTTTCGGGTTATGCCTGGAGTAATGACTTAGGCTGGCTGGATTTCAGCCATCTTGAAGCAGCCGGCTACGACCCTGATCTCGACCTGCCAGTCAACGCCAGCGATATTAACATCTACAAGAGTGATGGCGGTGCCAGCGTCGCTGAAAACGGCTGGAATAATACTAATGGCTTCTTTACCTGGGAGCCCGCCACTGATGAATCTGGCGGTTCTGGTATCTTAGGCTACTGTTTGTATCTTGGCCAAGACGAGAATGGTGACCCCGCCAGCAACAAAGGACTGCTTGGTAGTTCACCACTCAACACTAGCGGCAGCTGTCCGTTTGCGGTCCAAGATGCTCAAGTCAATCTAGCCACGGCCGGTTATATCGCAACCGCTATGACTACCTCGGATGAACCATATTACCTGCGGATTAAAGCTATAGATAACGCCAAGAACATCTACGACGGTGAAGCAGCTGGTACCCATTTCCGCTATGACAATACGCCGCCAACCAATCCGGCCTTTATTACTGCTCCATCCCAGTTTGTGGCTTCCAAGAATGTCACCTTGACCTGGCCAACCTCTGGCGGTGATGCAGCCCAAGATGCTAACTCAGGTATTAAAGGGCTTCAGTATCGGATTGGTAATAGCGGCACCTGGTACGGTGATGGCCACAGCGGCAGTCAGAACATCAGCGACCTGCTAGTCAACGATGGTAGTTACACGACCGTTGACCCCATTGATTACGACCAACTGCAAGAGGGCAACAACATTGTGGCTTTCCGTACCTACGATGAAGCCGGTAACATTTCAATCGCTAATATTACGACGGTGATTAAGCTCAACACCAGTTCACCGTCAGCGCCGCAGAACTTGTCAGCCTCACCACCAACTAACACCGTCAACAGCTTCTCGTTTAACTGGTTAGCACCAGCCAGTTTCCAAGGTTCAGTTAGTGCCATTAGCTACTGTTACACGATTAACGTCGCTCCAACCAGCAGCAACTGTAGCTTTACCGCCCCAGGCGTTACCAGCCTGTCAGCTGGCCCATATGCGACTCAGCCAGGCAGTAACACCATATACGTGGTCGCTCGTGACGAAGCTGGCAACATTAACTACGCCACCGCCGCCACTGAGACATTCTCAGCCAACACCTCAGCCCCTGGCGTACCACTCAATGTCGATGTCGCTGATATCAGTGTTAAGAACACCAGCAACTGGAAGCTAACGGTTGCCTGGGAACCACCAACCAATGTCGGTGCTGGGGTCAGCAGCTACCGAGTGCTGCGCTCGACTGACAACAGTAGCTTTACTCAAGTTGCTACCACTGCCGGTACTAGCTATGTCGATACGGGCTTAAGCCAAATCGCCTACTACTACAAGATTCAGGCTTGTGATAGTGCCAATAACTGTGGAGCTGCCAGCGCAACTGCTAGTCAAACACCAACTGGGCGCTTTACCACGCCAGCTGGCCTGGTTTCCAGCCCATCCGTCACCGTCAAATCCCGCTCAGCTCGTATTACGTGGGCAACAGATCGTAATAGCGACAGTCGTATTCAGCTCGGTACTAGCTCCGGCAGCTACTTTGACGCTGAGACTGCCAAGTCCAACCAGACCAAGAACCATGTGATTGAGTTGAATAACCTTGAGGCTGATACTCAGTACTTCTACAAAGCTCGCTGGACAGATGAGGACGGCAACACTGGTAGCAGCAGCGAACTGGTCTTTAAGACGTTGCCAGCTCCAACCGTCAAAGATGTATCGACCAGGCGGATTAACTTAAGCTCGGCAATTGTCCAGTTCACCTCCAAAGACGCTGTTCGGGTAAAAGTCTACTACGGTCCCAACGAGAGCTTTGGTGGTGTTACGACCGTCAATACTTCCACCAGTGAATCTGCCTATACCGTCGAACTGGCCGGACTGAGTGACGGCACTAAATATTTCTACAAGATTAATACTATTGACTCTGACGGCAACGAGTACAATAGCAACCGAATTGACAGCTTCGTGACTCCTGCCCGACCACGGATTACCAATGTCCAGTTCCAACCGGTGACTGGTCAGCCTACTAGCACCCAGAAAATAACCTGGGAAACCAATGTGGCCTCCACTTCATTGATTCGCTACAAGACCAATGGTGAACCCCAGAAAGAAGTCAGTAACTCTGAGTTAACCCGCAACCACAGCATCACGATTGAGGGACTACTGGATGATAGTGTCTACAGCTTAACTGCCGAGTCACGGGACAGTTTAGGTAATCTGGCAACCTCCGACGCTCAAACTTTCCGGACCGAACTTGATACTCGCTCACCAGAAGTCAGCCGACTAAAGGTAGAAACATCGATTCGAGGAGTTGGCAGTGACGCTCGAGGCCAGCTGATCGTGTCCTGGCGGACTGACGAACCAGCCACCAGCCAAGTTGCCTATGACAAGGGTGCCTCTGGCACGAACTACGCCTCCAGTACGGCCGAGGATGGGGCTTTGACCACCGAACACATGGTTATTATCTCTGATCTCGATACTTCCCAGGTTTTCCACTTGCAAGCCATTTCACGAGATAAAAGCGGCAACAGCGGTAAGAGTGATGACCGAGCAGCCATTATTGGTCAACCAAGTGATAGCGTCATCGATATTATCCTAGGCACGTTGGAGAGGATATTTGGCCTATGA
- a CDS encoding group II intron reverse transcriptase domain-containing protein, with protein sequence MDTYFTFANLHQAYLDCKKYKNQTFYHQKFAYDLEKNLSKLELDLVNRTYRPERSIAFVVTQPKIREIFAADFRDRVIHHLLYNYLAPVFEPRFIYDSWACRPAKGTHGAMLRLQQFTRKVSQNRRSRDCYYLKMDIKSFFTSIDKHILYQLVERRVKNKEIRWLAHVNIFHDCARDIPPRIQSAPTLFDSLPLDKSLFTVEPGKGLPIGNLTSQFFANVYLHELDAFVKHHLKARYYVRYVDDFVIVHEDQTVLERYKQEITEFVWQRLRLKVHPGKVFIRPISDGIDFVGYVVRPDYILIRRRVVGEWRRRMEQAATPDQQQTIYHSYQAHARWADSHKLQRVMRKRLPDVETVYSNPPMSLNEPVRTS encoded by the coding sequence ATGGATACGTACTTCACGTTTGCAAACTTGCACCAGGCCTATTTAGATTGTAAAAAATACAAAAATCAAACTTTTTATCATCAAAAATTTGCCTACGACCTCGAGAAAAACCTGTCTAAGTTGGAACTCGATCTTGTAAATCGCACCTACCGGCCTGAACGTTCGATTGCCTTTGTGGTGACACAACCAAAAATTCGTGAAATTTTTGCGGCCGACTTCCGAGATCGTGTCATTCACCACTTGTTGTATAACTACTTGGCACCAGTGTTTGAACCACGTTTTATCTATGATTCGTGGGCCTGCCGTCCGGCAAAAGGCACCCATGGGGCAATGCTGCGCTTGCAGCAATTTACTCGGAAAGTAAGTCAGAATCGCCGTTCTCGTGATTGTTACTACCTCAAGATGGACATAAAAAGCTTCTTTACCAGTATCGATAAACACATTCTGTACCAGCTGGTTGAACGCCGAGTCAAAAACAAGGAAATCCGCTGGCTAGCACACGTTAACATCTTCCATGACTGTGCTCGTGACATCCCGCCACGTATCCAGAGTGCACCAACTCTTTTTGATAGTCTCCCACTAGACAAATCGCTGTTTACCGTCGAACCAGGCAAGGGGCTACCAATTGGCAATCTAACGTCGCAGTTCTTTGCCAATGTTTACCTACATGAACTGGATGCCTTTGTGAAGCACCACTTAAAAGCCAGGTACTACGTCCGCTACGTCGATGATTTCGTGATAGTACATGAGGACCAAACAGTGCTCGAACGCTACAAGCAGGAAATTACCGAGTTTGTCTGGCAGCGCCTGCGCTTAAAGGTTCACCCTGGCAAAGTGTTTATCCGCCCGATTAGCGACGGCATTGACTTTGTTGGCTACGTGGTACGCCCCGACTATATTTTAATCCGTCGGCGGGTCGTCGGTGAGTGGCGTAGGCGTATGGAGCAGGCCGCTACTCCTGACCAGCAGCAGACAATTTACCACTCCTACCAAGCCCATGCCCGCTGGGCTGATTCACATAAACTACAGCGGGTCATGCGCAAACGATTACCAGATGTAGAAACAGTATATTCCAATCCACCAATGAGCCTGAACGAGCCAGTACGAACTAGCTAG
- a CDS encoding transposase family protein codes for MTITMYASVTTSMEEMRQFTAVSPLECKTTSKIEAYEWLQKLLVQQSYLKLSKPDKGIVRAYAIAVTGYSRAQVTRLISQYAKNGQLRLEPTNSRNQFALRYTAEDCTALAEVDNVHDRLSGKAARELCIRAYVRFGDERYQRLAGISVSHIYNLRSSIGYRNQSLTFTRTQATAVAIGERRKPRPEGRPGYIRVDTVHQGDMDKQKGVYHINLVDEVTQWEVVVAVERITERYMLPALEVALALFPFQLTEFHADNGSEYINKQVAVLLKTMLIKLSKSRAYQSGDNGLVETKNGSIIRKALGYAHIPREHAPEINDWYRDWFVPYLNFHRPCGYRETEVDTKTGKRTYHYPAKGYMVPYEKLKSLPKAETYLKPGISFTQMDTIAYAESDTAWAVAMQQAKDRLFQTIFTTKR; via the coding sequence ATGACTATCACTATGTACGCTTCAGTAACCACAAGCATGGAGGAGATGCGACAGTTCACTGCTGTTAGTCCTCTGGAATGCAAAACAACCAGTAAGATAGAGGCCTATGAGTGGCTACAAAAGCTACTCGTACAGCAGAGCTATCTCAAACTTAGTAAACCAGACAAAGGTATTGTTCGAGCCTATGCCATTGCAGTGACTGGTTACAGCCGAGCACAGGTTACTCGGCTCATTAGCCAGTACGCTAAGAACGGACAGCTTCGCCTTGAACCTACCAATAGCCGTAATCAGTTTGCTTTACGCTACACAGCCGAGGATTGTACTGCCTTGGCTGAAGTTGACAATGTTCATGATCGGCTGAGTGGCAAAGCTGCTCGGGAGCTCTGTATTCGGGCCTATGTACGGTTTGGTGATGAACGTTACCAGCGATTGGCGGGTATTTCTGTCAGTCATATCTACAACCTACGTAGTAGCATCGGTTACCGTAACCAGTCTCTAACATTTACACGCACCCAAGCTACAGCCGTAGCCATTGGTGAGCGACGAAAGCCAAGACCTGAAGGCCGTCCTGGTTACATTAGGGTGGATACAGTACACCAAGGAGATATGGACAAACAGAAAGGGGTGTACCACATAAACCTAGTAGATGAGGTCACTCAGTGGGAGGTAGTAGTGGCAGTAGAACGGATCACTGAACGCTATATGCTACCAGCACTTGAAGTAGCTCTTGCGCTATTCCCATTTCAGCTTACCGAGTTCCATGCTGACAATGGCTCAGAGTACATCAACAAGCAGGTTGCTGTTCTGCTCAAGACCATGTTGATTAAACTCAGTAAGTCACGAGCCTACCAGAGTGGAGATAATGGCCTAGTGGAGACCAAGAATGGCAGTATTATCCGTAAGGCATTAGGCTATGCCCACATACCTAGAGAACACGCACCCGAGATTAACGATTGGTACCGTGATTGGTTTGTGCCCTACCTCAATTTCCACAGACCCTGCGGTTACCGAGAAACCGAGGTTGATACAAAGACTGGCAAGCGTACATACCACTACCCAGCCAAGGGCTATATGGTACCGTATGAGAAACTAAAGTCACTGCCAAAAGCTGAAACCTATCTCAAGCCAGGTATTAGCTTTACGCAGATGGATACCATAGCGTATGCTGAGAGCGATACAGCTTGGGCAGTTGCTATGCAACAAGCCAAAGACAGACTGTTTCAAACAATCTTTACAACTAAACGCTAG
- a CDS encoding TrbC/VirB2 family protein — protein MRSRTKLKLIAFLVTGTQLLYAPPVLAATAGVSNVENFIRSIITVFAGLAGLVATGFLVAGGFIYITSSGNPEHLDRGKKTITYSLIGLAIVIGAFVISNIVTSLASSAFGG, from the coding sequence ATGCGATCTAGGACTAAGTTAAAACTCATAGCCTTTTTGGTAACAGGGACTCAACTTTTGTATGCTCCGCCTGTTTTGGCTGCAACTGCTGGGGTTAGTAATGTCGAAAACTTTATTAGATCAATTATCACGGTTTTTGCTGGACTAGCCGGTCTTGTTGCGACCGGCTTTTTAGTTGCAGGTGGTTTTATCTATATCACCAGCTCCGGTAATCCTGAACATTTAGATCGTGGTAAGAAAACAATTACCTACTCCTTGATTGGCCTGGCTATCGTGATCGGTGCATTTGTGATTAGCAATATCGTAACTTCACTGGCAAGCAGCGCATTCGGAGGGTAA
- a CDS encoding PrgI family protein, with the protein MRSTAVPAQVTTVEDRIMGNLGFSQLVLCIVPIFVGAGLFVILPPIMEGNIYKYLVMSVIALLSGILAIRIKGKIVLFWLVTILRYNLRPRHYVFQKSADYREEYTIKKTDASEQTSTTAAKVPPLPKLAFHDAAQVLETINKPGSNLRFEMTKKGALYVRLTEVED; encoded by the coding sequence ATGAGAAGCACTGCCGTTCCCGCCCAAGTTACTACCGTAGAAGATCGGATTATGGGTAACCTGGGTTTCTCTCAACTGGTGTTATGTATCGTACCAATCTTTGTTGGTGCCGGACTATTTGTCATACTGCCGCCTATTATGGAGGGCAACATATATAAGTACCTGGTGATGAGTGTGATTGCACTTCTATCCGGCATCCTGGCTATCCGCATCAAAGGCAAGATTGTGCTTTTCTGGCTGGTTACAATTCTGCGCTATAACCTGCGTCCTCGGCACTATGTATTTCAGAAAAGTGCTGATTACCGAGAAGAATATACGATCAAAAAAACTGATGCAAGTGAGCAGACAAGCACGACAGCCGCAAAGGTACCACCTCTACCGAAACTAGCCTTTCACGATGCTGCCCAAGTGCTAGAAACCATCAACAAACCTGGCAGTAATTTAAGATTTGAAATGACCAAGAAAGGAGCCTTATATGTTCGCCTTACAGAAGTCGAGGACTAA
- a CDS encoding four helix bundle protein, with protein sequence MARYEHLPVFNDTYDLNLYFFKLSRGFPKDYKYGLSQEIRALLTELLDDIIIANSSPDKQTVLKRAALIIERIKFKIRILKDLKIMNVRSYEYFSKRLIAVSKQINKWGDWSRGKQPA encoded by the coding sequence GTGGCTCGTTACGAACACTTACCAGTATTCAATGATACCTACGATCTAAACCTGTATTTCTTTAAGTTGTCACGTGGCTTTCCAAAAGACTATAAGTACGGTTTATCGCAAGAAATCAGGGCGCTGCTGACCGAACTGTTAGATGACATCATTATTGCCAATAGTAGCCCCGATAAACAAACCGTTCTCAAGCGGGCTGCGCTCATAATAGAACGGATTAAGTTTAAGATTCGGATATTAAAAGACCTTAAAATTATGAATGTCCGCAGTTACGAGTACTTTTCAAAGCGCCTAATTGCCGTATCGAAGCAAATTAATAAATGGGGTGACTGGTCGAGAGGCAAGCAGCCAGCCTAA
- a CDS encoding DUF1566 domain-containing protein, translating into MWNRINTASRWTPPGDVTTSDVRLGKKFYNNNRTEQTGTLSAVGPCPTQDWNDGHASANQTANCVDTVTWTVPSPVVTGDDKRDPRTGLAWSQCLINSSGTVTFGPSGCTSWSWDASAAANVAVGGKTASQLCSERNGGGVWRLPTQKELMQAYIDGSSYNLTSTGATHWSLTQFSGSVAWFVYLSNGTTGTTNKTSTYYVRCVR; encoded by the coding sequence TTGTGGAATCGCATCAACACAGCATCTCGCTGGACACCGCCAGGTGATGTCACCACCTCGGACGTTCGTCTCGGAAAAAAGTTTTACAACAACAATCGCACAGAGCAGACCGGCACACTTTCAGCTGTTGGTCCGTGCCCAACTCAGGACTGGAACGACGGTCACGCCTCAGCCAATCAGACCGCAAACTGTGTCGACACTGTCACCTGGACAGTTCCATCACCAGTCGTCACTGGAGACGACAAGCGTGACCCTCGCACCGGACTTGCCTGGAGTCAGTGTCTCATCAACAGCAGTGGTACTGTGACTTTCGGACCATCTGGTTGCACCAGCTGGTCCTGGGACGCCTCCGCTGCTGCCAATGTGGCAGTCGGTGGTAAAACGGCATCCCAGTTGTGCTCCGAGCGCAACGGCGGAGGCGTTTGGCGTCTTCCCACTCAGAAAGAACTCATGCAGGCCTACATTGACGGCTCAAGCTACAACCTTACTTCCACCGGTGCGACCCACTGGAGTCTGACCCAGTTCTCGGGTTCGGTTGCGTGGTTCGTGTACCTCAGTAATGGCACCACGGGTACCACCAATAAGACGAGTACCTACTATGTCCGTTGCGTCCGGTAA
- a CDS encoding ATP-binding protein gives MLLQRTEYIDRLLKLRDKNVIKVITGVRRSGKSTLLSIYRSKLEESGVSQARIQTYNYEDPRVNDMLDWREIYHSIESKLVSDTKNYVFLDEIQVVPEFEKLVDGLFIHDDIDLYITGSNAFLLSSELATLLSGRYISTHVLPLSFAEYSQAFPDENRDRVFERYLNSSTLPETIEIAEGSPELVADYVRDVYQTVVQKDIRSRFAIRDMDNFEKVVKFAFDNIGNLVSAKSIADALNAGNTAHQQDISHKTVTNYLEYLTTSYLLYKADRYDIKGKQLLKTQEKYYAVDLGLRSVLLGQRTDIDLGHKLENIVYLELRRRNNGHILVGKSDSKEVDFVVQNTSDDRQYYQVALTVKDEKTLARELEPLQRIRDNYQKILLTTDYDDSVYEGIRKINVVDWLLTTE, from the coding sequence ATGCTACTGCAACGAACCGAATATATCGATAGGCTACTCAAGCTTAGAGATAAAAATGTCATAAAGGTTATCACTGGTGTTCGCCGTTCGGGTAAGTCAACACTATTATCGATATATCGCAGTAAACTTGAGGAAAGTGGTGTGAGTCAGGCACGCATACAAACCTATAACTACGAAGATCCTCGAGTGAATGACATGCTTGACTGGCGCGAAATATATCACTCTATAGAGAGCAAGCTCGTGAGTGATACGAAAAACTACGTGTTTCTAGATGAGATACAAGTTGTTCCTGAGTTCGAGAAATTAGTGGATGGTCTGTTTATTCATGATGACATCGACTTATACATTACTGGTTCAAATGCGTTCTTGCTATCGAGCGAACTAGCGACGCTTCTATCGGGTAGATACATTAGTACTCATGTTCTGCCTTTGTCTTTCGCTGAATACTCCCAGGCGTTTCCTGATGAGAATAGGGATCGTGTTTTTGAGCGCTACCTGAACAGTAGCACGCTACCTGAGACAATAGAGATCGCCGAAGGCAGTCCAGAGCTCGTTGCTGACTACGTGCGTGACGTATATCAGACGGTGGTACAAAAAGACATTCGGAGTCGTTTTGCAATCCGCGATATGGATAACTTCGAAAAAGTCGTCAAGTTTGCTTTCGATAACATTGGCAACCTCGTATCTGCCAAAAGTATTGCTGATGCTCTGAATGCAGGCAATACTGCACATCAGCAAGACATATCACACAAAACAGTCACAAACTATCTCGAGTATCTCACGACATCATACCTTCTCTACAAAGCTGACCGCTACGATATTAAAGGTAAACAGCTCCTTAAAACACAAGAAAAATACTATGCGGTTGATCTCGGACTACGGAGCGTGTTGCTGGGGCAAAGGACAGATATTGATCTTGGGCATAAGCTTGAAAACATCGTGTATCTGGAATTACGCCGTCGCAATAACGGTCACATTCTCGTCGGTAAGTCAGATAGTAAAGAGGTGGATTTTGTCGTACAAAACACATCCGATGATCGGCAGTATTACCAGGTCGCCCTGACGGTTAAGGACGAAAAAACACTTGCCAGAGAGCTTGAGCCACTCCAAAGAATTCGTGACAATTACCAGAAGATTCTCTTAACGACTGATTACGATGACAGTGTGTATGAGGGCATCCGTAAGATCAACGTGGTTGATTGGTTACTTACCACTGAATGA